Proteins encoded in a region of the Panicum hallii strain FIL2 chromosome 3, PHallii_v3.1, whole genome shotgun sequence genome:
- the LOC112884670 gene encoding small EDRK-rich factor 2-like — MTRGDQRERDRQRAQARRPVAKGRDDGLTPEQRRERDAKALQEKAARKAAQAAGGGDAKGAGKNAGKK; from the exons ATGACTC GCGGCGACCAGCGGGAGCGGGACCGGCAGAGGGCgcaggcgcggcggccggtggccaAGGGGCGCGACGACGGGCTCACGCCGGAGCAGCGGCGGGAGCGGGACGCCAAGGCGCTGCAGGAGAaggcggccaggaaggcggcGCAGGCCGCGGGAGGCGGTGACGCCAAGGGCGCGGGCAAGAACGCCGGCAAGAAGTAG